The segment CTCATTCTTTGTTTTCTAATTCTCGATGTCTTTCTTCTCACTCAGCTTCTGGAAAAGCGCCAGGTCGACGAATACGATTACTTAAATGAATCGACGATTGAAGAGCGTCTAGCGGCGGAAGAAATCTCATATCCTGAACTCCCTCAGGAGACCATTACCGAGAATTACATTCATGGTACAGGGCGTTCGTTTACCGCCGAAGAATTAAATGCGCTCGACAATCAAAACGTGCTTCTCGATGGCAATACGGTCGTATCGAGCTTAGTGGAGCCGTACCCACTTAATCCAGATTCGTTCCAGGAAAGTGCCGAGATGTTTATGAACAGGTACGTTCTTGATGGTGATCATTATCGATATTGGTCATACGATGAGGAGGCTCAGTCGGTACTGCTTTTTCAGACCTTTAAAGAAAAAACGATCTATTACAACGACAACAGCTTAGTCATTTTGCAGCTGAACGAAGAAAATCAAGTCGTGAGTTACCAGCAAACAATGCTGGAGGATATTGATCAGATGGATATTGATGAAAATAAACAGCAGACGATATTGCCGGCTGTTGAAGCGTTAAAAATTCTTTTTGAACGAAATGAGCTTTACTCGGGAAATGAAGTTACCCGCGTCGAGCTTGGTTATTATACCCTCGTTCCGTTGGCGAATGGGGTTCAAGTGTTTTCTCCGACGTGGCATGTCATTGTTGACGATGAACGAAATTATTTTATTAATGCCATCGAAGGACAGATTCAGCAGATGAATGATGGTTTAGGGGATACCGAGCGTGACGACAGTACGTCTGAGACGATCGGCACAGGAGACGTGTCCCCTGGCATCAATCCATAATGGAGTGTGAGCGATGAGTTTGCAATTTAGCGTGCTGGCAAGCGGCAGCACCGGCAATGCATTTTTTATTCAAACACCAACCCAAAAATGGCTCGTTGACGCTGGGTTGAGCTGTAAAAAGATTGAGGCCTCTCTCGAGAAAATCGGTCAGCAGGCGAAAGATTTAAATGGCGTTCTCGTCACACATGAGCATAGCGATCATATTAAAGGTCTCGATGTTCTTTCGCGCAAGCATCAATTGCCGATTTACGCCAATATGGCGACGTGGAATGCTATGGAGCGTCATTTAAGTAAGGTTCCTCTTGAGCAAAAATTCACTTTTGATACAGCGAGCACGCAGTCTTTTGGCGATCTCGATATTGAGTCGTTTGCCGTTTCACATGATGCTGCTGAGCCGATGTTTTTTCACTTCCACCATGAAGGAAAACGTGTGGCCATTGTGACCGATACAGGATATGTTAGTGATCGGATTAAAGGCGTCGTAAAAGACGCAGATTGCCTTGTTTTTGAGGCCAATCACGACGTTCAGATGCTCCGGATGTGCCGTTATCCTTGGAATGTCAAGCAGCGGATCTTAAGCGATGTCGGTCATGTGTGTAACGAAGATGCAGGCGTTGCCCTATCAGAAATTATTGGTGATGCAACAAAGCGTATTTATTTAGCCCATTTAAGCAAAGATAACAATATGAAGGATTTGGCACGCTTGTCTGTTGCGCAAACGCTGGAGGCAAAAGGGCGCCCTGAGGGGAGCGGCTTTACTCTGCATGACACCGATCCAGCCGAACCTACACCTCTCGTCACTGCGTAATCAGCATCGTGCTCATCGAAAAACCATGCTCGTAGTAGCATAGTTTGTAAAGAAATGGAGATGAAGCGATGGGCTATGACAACGGCGATGCAAATTACCCTCCAAGACGCTTACGAAATCGCCGCTCCAGTACGATTTGGGCAGCGCTTTTAGGTGTCATTGTGGGAGCCGCTATTGTGCTCAGTGCATTACCTTTTTTAGCCAATACGGACCTGCTCGCATTTGAGGATGAGGATAAGGTAGCGTCTTTAGAACAAAGACCACAGGAAACACAATCACTTGAGCCGTTACAAACACGGAACGTCTCTGTCAACGTAGATACAGATGTGACGGAAGTCGTCAAAAATGTGCAACATGCGGTCGTAGGCGTCATTAACTTAATGGGTGGCACGTATTGGGAGCCGAATGTAGCGACTGAGGCAGGGACTGGTTCAGGTGTCATTTACAAGAAAGAAGGCGATCATGCGTATATCGTGACGAACTACCATGTCATTGAGCAAGCGAGTGAGGTCGAAGTGAGCTTGCACGACGGCACTCGGATTCCAGCAACCGTGCTTGGCGAAGACATTTTCACCGACTTAGCCGTGCTCTATATTGAAGGCAGTGAAGTCAATCAGTTAGTAGATACGGTCGGCGCCTTTGGTAATTCGGAGGACGTCAACGTAGGTGAGCCTGTTATCGCTATCGGTAATCCATTAGGTCTGGAATTTTCTGGATCGGTAACCCAAGGCATTATTTCTGGAAAAGAACGGGCGATTCCGGTCGATCTAGATAACGATGGTAGCGCCGATTGGCTCGCCGATGTCATGCAGACAGACGCGGCGATTAATCCAGGAAATTCAGGCGGCGCATTGTTCAATTTAGACGGACAAGTGATTGGGATCAACTCCATGAAAATTGCGCAAAGCGCGGTCGAAGGTCTCGGCTTTTCAATCCCGACCAATACAGTGATTCCGGTTATTTCTGACTTGGAAGGCGAAGGACGAGTCATTCGTCCAGTTATGGGGATTTTAAGTCCACAACCATTAGCGACCGTTGACAGCTACCACCGTCGTGAAACGTTAGGACTTCCTGCAGAAGTGTCTTCAGGTGTTGTCGTAACGGAAGTCTCGCCAGACACTCCAGCAGCGTCAGCAGGATTACAGCAATTGGACGTCATTACCGCGCTGGATGAAAGAACGATTAATGACACCATCGATTTAAGAAAGTATCTATACAACGAAAAACGAGTCGGTGACGCAATCGACGTTACGTTTTATCGAGGTGGCCAGCAACAAACGGTGACACTGACGTTGGTTACCGACGAATCATAAAAGCAAGCAATCCAAACCGTTTGCGCATCATTATTCAGAGTGTAGTCAAAGTCTAACTGACTTTTCCTGCACTCTTTTTTATTCACCTCAAGTGAAAACATCGGTCATCACCAAATGAGTGCCAAGGCATTGCTTTTCATTGCATATTGCAATTCAAAGCAAATAGCAAATATTCGTATGTTACAAACGATATATACATAGAATGATTCACACTGTACTCTTTTTCAGTGTTTTGGTAAAGTAAGATTAAGAAAAGGGGTGAAACCATTGGGAAGGCGATTTTGCGAATTGTCCAAGTGGCTACATTAAGCCAAAGGACGTATAGAGTAAAGATGGATGGATGCACTGCGGATCGAGGTCCGTCGTCCGCCTGCCCTCAACAATTGGTCTCATTCCCCGGCTTATTTTAAATTTAATGATAACTGGCTGTTAGCCAAAAGTTGCTTGGGAAGAGAGCGACAAACGATATATATGATAAAGCAGGAGATCGATACGCCTTTTTCCGTCGTGCGGTAACTTTTAACATTGCTTATCACTAGAAATTAAGGAACTTACAATCGCACGGAGGTGAATCCCTCATTCAAGAGGGAATAATTGGATACGACGACGATCATTATCAACTTTTCATTGGTGGCGCTTTTAATTGCGCTGACCGCTTTTTTTGTAGGATCAGAATTTGCTGTTGTTAAAGTCCGGATGTCGCGCATTGATCAACTGATTGAAGAAGGAAACAAACGAGCGAAAATCGTAAAACGATTAGTCACGGACTTGGACTATTATCTATCTGCTTGTCAACTCGGAATCACAGTTACAGCACTAGGACTTGGTTGGCTCGGAGAACCGACAATCGAGCGTCTCCTTCTACCGTTGCTGCAGGAATGGGGCGTACCTGAATCGGTGACGCACGTCATTTCGTTAGCGGCTGCCCTGTCCATTATGACGTTTTTACACGTCGTCATTGGTGAATTGGCTCCAAAAACATTAGCCATTCAATTTGCTGAAAAAATGACGCTTATTTTAGGACCATTATTGTATTGGTTTGGTCAGATTATGAAGCCGCTCATCTGGTCACTAAATGGATCAGCTCGCTTATTGCTCCGTCTGTTCAAAGTCGACCTCAATCCTCAGGAGCAGGCGCATTCGGAAGACGAACTAAAAATCATAATGACGCAAAGTTACCAAAGCGGAGAAATCAATCAGGCGGAATTATCCTATTTGCAAAATATCTTTGCTTTTGATGAGCGTGTTGCAAAAGATATCATGATCCCACGGACGCAACTCGTCGTTTTAAGCGATGATATGACGACAGAGGAAATCGTCCAAATGATTGATGAAAATCGCTATACGCGCTATCCAGTCGTCGAAGAAGGCGACAAAGATTCAGTGCTCGGTTTTATTAACGTTAAAGAAGTCCTTACAAATATGGCGACGGGGCGCGACAGCACCTTGCTTGACAGCCTGCACGAGATGCCAACCGTCCATGAAACGACGTCGCTGCAAGAAGTATTACTGAAAATGCAGCAAGCGCATATTCACATTGCCCTTGTCATTGATGAATACGGAGGTACAGCCGGTATCGTATCCATGGAAGACATCCTCGAAGAAATCGTCGGCGACATTCGTGATGAATTTGACGATGATGAAATTCCTGATATTCAAAGGCTAGGAACGCATGAGTTTTTGTTAAGCGGACGCCTGTTGCTTGAAGACCTCGAAGCAGATATCGGTGTCAAGCTTGATGAAGAAGATGAAGATTTAGACACACTCGGCGGATGGATGCAAGTTCATGCTGAAGATAACGATAAGCTTGAAGAGCCCATTCATTATAAAACCCATCGTCTCCAAGCCGTAGAAGTCGACAACCATCAAATTCTTCAAGTGCGTCTCGAAAAAGATGTTTTTGAGGAAGAAGAATCACACGATAGCGATGATTCTGATGAAAATAAACGGCAAGCGGAAGCGAATTAATCATTTAATGTGCATAAACAAGCACCAGCCCCAACGAACGAAGCGGGGTCTGGTGCTTTTTCACTTAGGTAAATTAAGCACCCCAAGTCAATGCTAAGCCACAATACGTTAAACCCCCGCCAAAGCCAAACAGTACCACCTTATCACCCTCACGCAGACGCTTCTCTTTCACAGCGTCATACAGTGCAAGTGGAATGGATGCCGACGACGTATTCCCATAGTGCACGACGGAATAAAGCGTTTGTTCAAACGGCATTTGCGCCTTTTCACAAATCGATTCAATCATTCGCAAGTTGGCGCTGTGCGGCACAAACCAATCGACATCTTGTTTGTTCAACGCTGCCCGTTCAAGCAGTGTCTCTATTTCGCCAGGCACCATTCGTACCGCCCACTTATACACTTCACGCCCATTTTGCACCATTCGTCCCTCTCCAGACAGAGGCACATCGTCCATCACTGAAGATAACCCCGTCCGATAAACGTGTTGTCCACCAGACCCATCCGAGCCCGTCACAGCACCAAGAAAGCTCGGCAGGGCAGGATCATATTCTACAAGCGCTGCCCCAGCCCCATCACCAA is part of the Litoribacterium kuwaitense genome and harbors:
- a CDS encoding ketoacyl-ACP synthase III, coding for MLRSQARLTAIGAYVPEKRLTNADLESMVETSDEWIVQRTGMRERRIAGENEFTSHLCIEAVQSMIDEYGVHVDDVDHVIVATTTPDYAFPSVACQVQNAFGIQAAGALDLNATCAGFTYGLHMANGLISSGLHRKILVIGGETLSKVTDYRDRSTCILFGDGAGAALVEYDPALPSFLGAVTGSDGSGGQHVYRTGLSSVMDDVPLSGEGRMVQNGREVYKWAVRMVPGEIETLLERAALNKQDVDWFVPHSANLRMIESICEKAQMPFEQTLYSVVHYGNTSSASIPLALYDAVKEKRLREGDKVVLFGFGGGLTYCGLALTWGA
- a CDS encoding hemolysin family protein, whose amino-acid sequence is MDTTTIIINFSLVALLIALTAFFVGSEFAVVKVRMSRIDQLIEEGNKRAKIVKRLVTDLDYYLSACQLGITVTALGLGWLGEPTIERLLLPLLQEWGVPESVTHVISLAAALSIMTFLHVVIGELAPKTLAIQFAEKMTLILGPLLYWFGQIMKPLIWSLNGSARLLLRLFKVDLNPQEQAHSEDELKIIMTQSYQSGEINQAELSYLQNIFAFDERVAKDIMIPRTQLVVLSDDMTTEEIVQMIDENRYTRYPVVEEGDKDSVLGFINVKEVLTNMATGRDSTLLDSLHEMPTVHETTSLQEVLLKMQQAHIHIALVIDEYGGTAGIVSMEDILEEIVGDIRDEFDDDEIPDIQRLGTHEFLLSGRLLLEDLEADIGVKLDEEDEDLDTLGGWMQVHAEDNDKLEEPIHYKTHRLQAVEVDNHQILQVRLEKDVFEEEESHDSDDSDENKRQAEAN
- a CDS encoding two-component system regulatory protein YycI; its protein translation is MDWSRAKTLLILCFLILDVFLLTQLLEKRQVDEYDYLNESTIEERLAAEEISYPELPQETITENYIHGTGRSFTAEELNALDNQNVLLDGNTVVSSLVEPYPLNPDSFQESAEMFMNRYVLDGDHYRYWSYDEEAQSVLLFQTFKEKTIYYNDNSLVILQLNEENQVVSYQQTMLEDIDQMDIDENKQQTILPAVEALKILFERNELYSGNEVTRVELGYYTLVPLANGVQVFSPTWHVIVDDERNYFINAIEGQIQQMNDGLGDTERDDSTSETIGTGDVSPGINP
- a CDS encoding S1C family serine protease, encoding MGYDNGDANYPPRRLRNRRSSTIWAALLGVIVGAAIVLSALPFLANTDLLAFEDEDKVASLEQRPQETQSLEPLQTRNVSVNVDTDVTEVVKNVQHAVVGVINLMGGTYWEPNVATEAGTGSGVIYKKEGDHAYIVTNYHVIEQASEVEVSLHDGTRIPATVLGEDIFTDLAVLYIEGSEVNQLVDTVGAFGNSEDVNVGEPVIAIGNPLGLEFSGSVTQGIISGKERAIPVDLDNDGSADWLADVMQTDAAINPGNSGGALFNLDGQVIGINSMKIAQSAVEGLGFSIPTNTVIPVISDLEGEGRVIRPVMGILSPQPLATVDSYHRRETLGLPAEVSSGVVVTEVSPDTPAASAGLQQLDVITALDERTINDTIDLRKYLYNEKRVGDAIDVTFYRGGQQQTVTLTLVTDES
- a CDS encoding MBL fold metallo-hydrolase, translated to MSLQFSVLASGSTGNAFFIQTPTQKWLVDAGLSCKKIEASLEKIGQQAKDLNGVLVTHEHSDHIKGLDVLSRKHQLPIYANMATWNAMERHLSKVPLEQKFTFDTASTQSFGDLDIESFAVSHDAAEPMFFHFHHEGKRVAIVTDTGYVSDRIKGVVKDADCLVFEANHDVQMLRMCRYPWNVKQRILSDVGHVCNEDAGVALSEIIGDATKRIYLAHLSKDNNMKDLARLSVAQTLEAKGRPEGSGFTLHDTDPAEPTPLVTA